The DNA region AAGGCTTAATGCCGAACCCTAAAGTGGGCACGGTAACCTTGGATGTAACCCGGGCTGTTAATGAGATTAAAGCCGGTAAGATCGAATACCGTACCGACAAAGCTGGTAACATCCATGCTCCGGTCGGCAAGGCTTCGTTCGATGCCGAAAAATTGTTGGAAAACTATCAGACTCTGGTAGAAACCCTGATCAAGGCGAAACCGTCTGCTGCTAAGGGCCAGTATATCCGCAGCATCACATTCAGCACAACCATGGGACCTGGCGTTAAAGTCAACCCGCTGAAGCCGATTCCTGCTAAAAAAGAGTAGTCGATGCGAAACCACTTCGGTTCTAACTACATATCGGGTTTCCCAGGCTGTAGACTGCAGATGCTTAAAGCATAACGGAGCAATCCATCTGCTGAGGCCGGAGTTGGACGCATGTTGCTTTGTGCACAGAGCGGTCTCCGGTGTTACACCGTGAGGCCGTTTTTCTTTCTGACAAAGCTTGTCTTTGTCTGTATAGTGCAAATGTTGAATCTTGTAAAGGAGGTGGATGTAAGTGGCTGTAACATCTGAAAAAAAAGCGATTGTTGCTGGGTTAAAAGAACAACTGACTACCGCTAAAGGTGCAGTTCTCACTAACTATCGTGGTCTGACTGTTGCCCAGGACACCAAGCTGCGCCGTAAATTGCGCGAGGCAGGTGTTGAATATCGGGTTGTAAAAAACACTATGACCCGCATCGCGGCTCAAGAAGCTGGCGTTGAAGATCTGGTGGCTTACTTGGAAGGTCCTACTGCTATGGCGGTATCCTTCACCGATCCTGTAGCTCCGGCGCGCGTTATCTCCGATTTCGTCAAAGAGCATAAGCTTAAGACGTTGGAAGTAAAAGCGGGCCTGGTCGAAGGGAAAGTCATCACTGCTGATGGTGTAAAAGCACTGGCAAACCTGCCGTCGAGGGAAGTTTTGCTTTCCCAAGTACTGGCTGGAATGCAAGCGCCTATCGCCGGTCTGGTCAACGTACTCCAGGGCTCGATCCGGAACGTTGTCTATGTGCTTGACGCTGTGCGTCAACAAAAAGAATCCGCGTAGTATCCCCAAAAAAATAATTTATGTGTAAAATATGGAGGTATTTAAAATGACTAAAGAAGAAATTATGCAAGCTATCGAGAACATGACTGTTCTTGAACTGTCCGAAATGGTAAAAGCTATGGAAGAAAAATTCGGCGTTAGCGCAGCTGCTCCTGTAGCTGTAGCTGCTGCTGCTCCGGCTGCTGCTGGCGGCGCTGCTGAAGAACAAAGCGAATTCGACGTAATCCTGACCAGCGCTGGCGCTGGCAAGATCAACGTTATCAAAGTTGTTCGCGAACTGACTGGTCTTGGCCTGAAAGAAGCAAAAGAAATGGTTGACGGCGCTCCTAAAGCTGTTAAAGAAAAAGTTGCTAAAGCTGACGCTGAAGCAATCAAAGCTAAGCTTGAAGAAGCTGGCGCATCTGTTGAAATCAAGTAAGATTTCCTACAGAAAAAAGACACCTGCGAGATTTTCGCAGGTGTCTTTTTTGTATTCGTTCGTAGGTGACAATGAAATTTTTTGTCATAGATAAGGCAGCTATTTCAAAGAAGCTCTTGACGAATGGAAGCACATGTAGTAAAATTCTTTAATGCGACACTAATTTTTGTGTGGCTGACATTATGTCAAAAATATACTGGAGGATGAAATCATATTTCATCAGAAAAAAATGCAAGGTTTACGTTTTCGACAGGGAGAACCTTGCCTTTTTTTGTATTTCTGCTGCAGTGCGGCAGATCACAAGATAGAATTTGGGCTAAGGGGTGAAGAACTTAATGTTTAATCCTGTTCAGGTCGGTCAAAGAGTCCGGTACAGCTACGGCAAAATCAGTGAAGTGCTGGACATGCCCAACCTTATCGAGATTCAGAAGAATTCTTACAACTGGTTCCTCAAGGAAGGGTTGCAGGAGATCTTCCGGGATATTTCGCCGATTCAAGACTTTACCGGAAACTTGGTATTGTCTTTTGAAGCGTTCACGCTGGGTGAACCGAAATATCACGTGGAGGAGTGCAAGGAACGCGACGTTACGTATGCGGCGCCTTTGCGCGTAAACGTTCGTCTGATCAATCGTGAGACGGGCGAAATCAAGGAACAGGAAGTGTTCATGGGCGATTTCCCCTTGATGACAGATAACGGCACCTTCATTATCAATGGCGCCGAACGGGTTATTGTCAGTCAGTTGGTACGTTCGCCCGGAGCTTACTATGGCGAGACTATTGATGCCAGCGGCAAAAAACTCTACAACGCAACGATGATCCCTAACCGGGGAGCCTGGTTGGAGTTGGAGACCGATGCTAATGACGTGATATCTGTCAGAGTGGATCGTACGCGCAAACTTCCGATGACGGTTCTTGTACGTGCGTTGGGTTTTTCATCCAATGCCAGCATTTCGGAATTGTTTAATGATGATTCCAGAGTGAGAGCGACGTTAGAACGTGACAATACCACTAACCGTGAAGAAGCATTAGTAGAGATTTACAAACGCCTGCGTCCCGGCGAACCGCCTACGGTGGAGAACGCGACGCAACTTTTGGAATCCCTGTTCTTCGATGCCAAGCGTTATGATTTGGCGACGGTTGGCCGTTACAAGTTGACGAAAAAATTGGGCTGGCGTCGTCGTTTGATGGGCAAGACATTGCACCAACCGGTAGTTGATCCGGAAACGGGTGAAATTTTATTGGCGCAGGATACGGTTCTTGATGAGCAAAACCTGGCCATGTTAGAAGAAAAAGGAGCGTTTTCCGCCGATGGCGTCATCGACGTGAAAATCAAGCTCAAAGACGGCACGCCGATGAAAGTCCTGGCGACGCCTTCCTTGCCGTATACGCACCGTACGATTACCCGGGAAGATATGATTGCAGCTATTAGCTATCTTTTAAACTTGATGGATGGCGTCGGCAATGTAGATGATATTGACCATTTGGGAAATCGTCGTTTGCGTTCGGTCGGGGAATTGCTGCAGAATCAGTTCCGCATTGGCTTGTCTCGTATGGAGCGCGTCGTAAAAGAACGGATGACGATTCAGGACATGGAAGTCATTACGCCGCAAGCGTTGATCAACATTCGTCCGGTTGTCGCAGCGATCAAGGAATTTTTTGGTTCCAGTCAGCTGTCCCAGTTTATGGACCAAACGAATCCGCTGGCAGAACTGACGCATAAGCGTCGTTTGAGTGCACTTGGCCCTGGTGGTTTGAGTCGGGAACGTGCAGGCTTTGAAGTCCGCGACGTCCATCACTCTCACTATGGACGCATGTGTCCGATCGAGACGCCGGAAGGTCCGAATATCGGTCTGATCGGGTCCTTATCAACATATGGTCGCGTCAATGAATTCGGCTTTATTGAAACGCCTTATCGCCGTATTGACAAGGCAAATCGTAAGGTGACCGATGACGTCGTCTATCTGACGGCAGACGAAGAGGATGAAGTGGTTTGTGCACAGGCAAACGAAGAATTGACAGCCGAGAGCTGGTTCAAGTCGCCGCGCGTTATCGTGCGTTACAAACATGAGACACTCGTCGTACCGGCGGAAAAAGTTGACTTCATGGACGTATCACCGAAACAAGTCGTATCGATCGCGACCGCGATGATTCCGTTCCTGGAAAATGACGATGCTAACCGCGCACTGATGGGCGCGAACATGCAACGTCAGGCGGTTCCTTTGCTGCGTACCCAGGCTCCGCTCGTCGGAACCGGTATGGAGTACAAGGCGGCGCGTGACTCAGGTGTAGTTGCATTGGCGAAAGACGCGGGCGTCGTTGAAAAAGTCACCGCCAACGAAATCCATATTCGCACGGAAAAAGGTCAGTTGGAAAAGCATAAACTGCTGAAGTATCTGCGTTCCAACCAAGGGACGTGCATTAACCAAAGACCGATTGTTTATAAGAACCAAAGCATCGAAGCCGGACAAGTGCTGGCGGATGGCCCGGCCACCGACCGTGGCGAACTGGCGCTCGGCTACAATGTCGTCGTTGCGTTCATGCCATGGGAAGGTTACAACTATGAGGATGCGATCTTGCTTAGTGAAAAGATCGTTAAAGATGATATCTTTACCTCGATTCACGTCGAAGAATACGAGTGCGATGCCCGGGATACCAAATTGGGACCGGAAGAAATCACACGAGACATTCCGAACGTGGCCGAAGATGTCCTGAAAGATCTGGATGATCGAGGCATCATCCGCATCGGCGCCGAAGTACGACCGGGGGATATTCTGGTCGGCAAGGTAACGCCGAAAGGCGAGACCGAACTGACGGCAGAAGAACGCTTGCTGCGGGCTATCTTTGGAGAGAAGGCGCGCGAAGTGCGCGACACGTCGCTCAGGGTGCCGCATGGCGAAGCCGGTAAGATCGTCGACGTCAAGGTGTTCAGCCGCGAAAATGGTGATGAATTGTCGCCGGGCGTGAATTTCCTGGTTCGCGTTTATATCGCACAAAAGAGAAAGATTTCCGTGGGTGATAAGATGGCCGGCCGTCATGGCAATAAGGGTGTCGTTTCCCGCATCATGCGCGAAGAAGACATGCCGTTCCTGCCGGATGGCACGCCGGTACAGGTTGTCTTGAATCCGCTTGGCGTACCGTCTCGTATGAACATCGGTCAGGTATTGGAAACGCATTTAGGCATGGCAGCGGCAATGCTGGGCATGCAAATTAAGCGAAAAGATCCCAATGTGGAAGCGCGGTTGCGCGAACTTGGCTATGATGTCGATAAATACGGTTTGCCGCAGCCGGATAAAGCCGGTATTCATATGTCGACGCCGGTCTTCGACGGTGCGAGCGAGGAAGAAGTCTTCAGCACGCTTTCTGCAGCGGGGCTCTCGCCGGACGGCAAAACGCTCCTCTATGATGGTCGTACGGGTGAAGCGTTTGACAACCCGGTCACGGTCGGTTGCGTGTACATGCTGAAACTGGCTCACTTGGTCGATGACAAGATTCATGCCCGCTCTACGGGTCCGTACTCACTTGTCACTCAACAACCGCTTGGCGGCAAAGCACAGTTCGGCGGACAGCGTTTCGGCGAGATGGAAGTATGGGCGCTTGAAGCATATGGCGCTGCGTACACCTTGCAGGAATTGCTCACCGTCAAGTCTGACGATGTGGTTGGCCGTGTGAAGACATATGAAGCAATCGTCAAGGGTGAAAACGTTCCGGAACCTGGAGTGCCGGAATCCTTCAAGGTTCTGATCAAAGAACTGCAGAGCATCGGTCTGGATGTAAAAGTACTGACCGAAGATCAGCAGGAAATCATGATCGGTGATACGGATGAAGACATTCATGAAGCGGCCAAAGAATTGGAGCTGAGCCTAGGCGGGGAAGAGCCGGTTCTGCCGGTTTCGAAAGAAAGCAACCGGCATGCGTATACAGCAGAAGCAACTGGCGAAGAGTATACGCCGGATGAAGAGTTGGAACCGTTGGAAGACGATCTGGATATCATCGCTGAAATCGGCGGCTCTAGCGAAGAAGAAGAAGCATTCGATGAAACGGTTCTGGAAGTCCAGGATGACCTTGATCAGGATGAACGAGGCAAAAGCCCCAAAAAGATCAAGGAGAAGAATAAAAAGTTGACCCAAAAGGATCTGATGGGGGAACTGCTGAATGATGAGGAAATCGATGAATAACGCAGACCGCCAGACAGGCGGCCTCTGGGAGTATAAGAAGGGAGTGACAACCCTTTGTTAGATGTTAACAATTTTGATTCGATGCGTATTGGACTGGCTTCGCCGGAACAAATTCGCAAATGGTCCTTTGGTGAGGTAAAGAAGCCGGAAACCATTAACTATCGTACCCTGAAGCCGGAACGCGACGGCCTCTTCTGCGAAAAGATCTTCGGACCGACGCGGGACTGGGAATGTCATTGCGGCAAATACAAACGCATTCGTTACAAAGGTATCGTCTGCGACCGTTGCGGCGTTGAAGTGACGCGCTCTAAAGTGCGTCGCGACCGCATGGGGCATATTGAACTGGCAGCTCCGGTATCGCACATCTGGTATTTCAAGGGAATTCCGAGCCGCATGGGCTTGATTTTGGACATTTCACCGCGTTCGCTGGAAAAAGTCCTGTACTTTGCTTCATACATTGTACTCGATCCAGGCGACACGCCGTTGATGAAGAAACAGCTGTTGAGCGAAAACGAGTACCGCGACTATCGCGACAAATATGGTTATTCGTTCAAAGTCGGCATGGGCGCGGAATCCGTGCAGAAGTTGCTGGCTGAGCTGGATCTGGAAAAGATGAGCCGTGAACTACGCCAGGAATTGAAAGAAGTCAGCGGTCAGCGTAGAATCCGGGCGATTCGTCGCTTGGAAGTCGTAGAAGCATTCCGTAAATCTGGCAATTTGCCGGAATGGATGATCTTTAACGTGGTTCCGGTCATTCCGCCGGAACTGCGCCCAATGGTTCAGCTCGACGGCGGACGTTTTGCTACCTCCGACCTGAACGACCTGTATCGTCGCGTCATCAACCGGAATAACCGCCTGAAGCGCCTTTTGGATCTCGGTGCGCCGGATATCATTGTTCGCAATGAAAAACGGATGCTGCAGGAAGCAGTTGACGCTTTGATCGACAATGGTCGTCGCGGTCGGCCGGTTACCGGTCCTGGCAACCGGCCGCTCAAATCGCTTAGCGATATGCTGAAAGGCAAACAAGGCCGTTTCCGTCAGAACTTGCTTGGCAAACGCGTCGATTATTCCGGCCGTTCCGTTATCGTTGTCGGTCCGGAACTCAAGCTGCACCAGTGCGGTCTGCCGAAAGAAATGGCGCTCGAACTGTTTAAGCCGTTTGTCATGAAAAAGCTGGTCAATGCCGGTCATGCGCATAATATCAAAAGCGCAAAACGCATGGTAGAACGCGTGCGTCCGGAAGTCTGGGATGTACTGGAAGAAGTCATCAAAGAACATCCGGTCATGCTGAACCGTGCACCGACGCTGCACAGACTGGGCATTCAGGCA from Azotosporobacter soli includes:
- the rplJ gene encoding 50S ribosomal protein L10, whose amino-acid sequence is MAVTSEKKAIVAGLKEQLTTAKGAVLTNYRGLTVAQDTKLRRKLREAGVEYRVVKNTMTRIAAQEAGVEDLVAYLEGPTAMAVSFTDPVAPARVISDFVKEHKLKTLEVKAGLVEGKVITADGVKALANLPSREVLLSQVLAGMQAPIAGLVNVLQGSIRNVVYVLDAVRQQKESA
- the rplL gene encoding 50S ribosomal protein L7/L12; this encodes MTKEEIMQAIENMTVLELSEMVKAMEEKFGVSAAAPVAVAAAAPAAAGGAAEEQSEFDVILTSAGAGKINVIKVVRELTGLGLKEAKEMVDGAPKAVKEKVAKADAEAIKAKLEEAGASVEIK
- the rpoB gene encoding DNA-directed RNA polymerase subunit beta is translated as MFNPVQVGQRVRYSYGKISEVLDMPNLIEIQKNSYNWFLKEGLQEIFRDISPIQDFTGNLVLSFEAFTLGEPKYHVEECKERDVTYAAPLRVNVRLINRETGEIKEQEVFMGDFPLMTDNGTFIINGAERVIVSQLVRSPGAYYGETIDASGKKLYNATMIPNRGAWLELETDANDVISVRVDRTRKLPMTVLVRALGFSSNASISELFNDDSRVRATLERDNTTNREEALVEIYKRLRPGEPPTVENATQLLESLFFDAKRYDLATVGRYKLTKKLGWRRRLMGKTLHQPVVDPETGEILLAQDTVLDEQNLAMLEEKGAFSADGVIDVKIKLKDGTPMKVLATPSLPYTHRTITREDMIAAISYLLNLMDGVGNVDDIDHLGNRRLRSVGELLQNQFRIGLSRMERVVKERMTIQDMEVITPQALINIRPVVAAIKEFFGSSQLSQFMDQTNPLAELTHKRRLSALGPGGLSRERAGFEVRDVHHSHYGRMCPIETPEGPNIGLIGSLSTYGRVNEFGFIETPYRRIDKANRKVTDDVVYLTADEEDEVVCAQANEELTAESWFKSPRVIVRYKHETLVVPAEKVDFMDVSPKQVVSIATAMIPFLENDDANRALMGANMQRQAVPLLRTQAPLVGTGMEYKAARDSGVVALAKDAGVVEKVTANEIHIRTEKGQLEKHKLLKYLRSNQGTCINQRPIVYKNQSIEAGQVLADGPATDRGELALGYNVVVAFMPWEGYNYEDAILLSEKIVKDDIFTSIHVEEYECDARDTKLGPEEITRDIPNVAEDVLKDLDDRGIIRIGAEVRPGDILVGKVTPKGETELTAEERLLRAIFGEKAREVRDTSLRVPHGEAGKIVDVKVFSRENGDELSPGVNFLVRVYIAQKRKISVGDKMAGRHGNKGVVSRIMREEDMPFLPDGTPVQVVLNPLGVPSRMNIGQVLETHLGMAAAMLGMQIKRKDPNVEARLRELGYDVDKYGLPQPDKAGIHMSTPVFDGASEEEVFSTLSAAGLSPDGKTLLYDGRTGEAFDNPVTVGCVYMLKLAHLVDDKIHARSTGPYSLVTQQPLGGKAQFGGQRFGEMEVWALEAYGAAYTLQELLTVKSDDVVGRVKTYEAIVKGENVPEPGVPESFKVLIKELQSIGLDVKVLTEDQQEIMIGDTDEDIHEAAKELELSLGGEEPVLPVSKESNRHAYTAEATGEEYTPDEELEPLEDDLDIIAEIGGSSEEEEAFDETVLEVQDDLDQDERGKSPKKIKEKNKKLTQKDLMGELLNDEEIDE